From Psychroflexus torquis ATCC 700755, the proteins below share one genomic window:
- a CDS encoding GMC oxidoreductase — translation MEYDYIIIGSGFGGSVSALRLSEKGYKVLVIEKGKWYEAKDFPKTNWNFRKWLWIPFLRFFGIMKLSVFKHIAIISGTGVGGGSLVYANTLPTPKSAFFNSGSWKDLKDWESELKPYYDEALRMLGATKNPELFDGDLGLQKVAENLDIKKKFAPTRVAVFFGKPGQTQKDPYFNGQGPERSGCNFCGACMTGCRHNAKNTLDKNYLYFAQKNGAEILAENEVYDVQPVATKDDSQGYNVFLKSSTKLFSKRKTLKTKGVIFSGGVLGTVKLLLKLKKKSLPNLSDKLGEDIRSNNETLVSVTGLDKDKNYSKGVAIGSILDTDENSHLEICRYGEGSDAWKLAHLPYVTGSNVVSRLFKIFIKLLKHPIDYFKIYFVNGWAKNTVVLLFMQTLDSTLKFKRNALGQMTSTVSSGKAPTPFIPESIKLVKAYRKAINGVSTSFSLETLAGIPSTAHILGGAVMGKNPSSGVIDKDNKVFNYQNLYVIDGAMISANPGVNPSLSITAIAEHAMHQIPAKK, via the coding sequence ATGGAGTACGATTATATTATCATAGGTAGTGGTTTCGGAGGTTCGGTTAGTGCTTTGCGATTATCTGAAAAGGGATATAAGGTTTTAGTCATTGAGAAAGGCAAATGGTACGAAGCCAAAGATTTCCCCAAAACCAACTGGAACTTTAGAAAGTGGCTATGGATACCCTTTTTAAGGTTTTTTGGTATTATGAAACTTTCCGTTTTCAAACATATCGCCATAATTTCTGGTACTGGCGTTGGAGGAGGCTCCTTGGTTTACGCCAACACTTTACCTACCCCTAAATCTGCTTTTTTCAATTCTGGAAGCTGGAAGGACTTAAAGGATTGGGAAAGTGAATTGAAGCCTTATTACGATGAAGCCTTAAGAATGTTGGGAGCTACAAAAAATCCAGAATTGTTTGACGGAGATTTGGGTCTCCAAAAGGTAGCCGAAAACTTAGACATCAAGAAGAAATTTGCCCCAACTCGTGTTGCCGTATTTTTCGGAAAACCCGGTCAAACCCAAAAAGACCCCTATTTTAATGGCCAAGGGCCGGAACGCTCTGGGTGTAATTTTTGTGGAGCTTGTATGACGGGTTGTAGACATAATGCAAAAAACACACTCGATAAAAACTACCTCTACTTCGCTCAAAAAAACGGTGCAGAAATACTGGCCGAAAATGAAGTTTATGATGTTCAACCTGTTGCCACTAAAGACGATTCTCAAGGGTATAACGTCTTTTTAAAAAGCAGCACAAAATTATTCAGCAAACGCAAGACACTAAAAACTAAAGGGGTAATATTCTCAGGAGGAGTTTTGGGTACAGTAAAATTACTGCTAAAACTTAAAAAGAAATCCCTGCCTAATTTATCAGATAAACTGGGTGAAGATATCCGAAGTAACAATGAAACCCTAGTAAGTGTTACCGGACTGGACAAAGACAAAAACTATTCGAAAGGGGTTGCCATAGGAAGTATCCTAGACACTGATGAAAACAGTCATCTCGAAATTTGCAGATATGGTGAAGGCTCCGATGCTTGGAAGCTAGCTCATTTACCATACGTGACGGGATCAAATGTAGTATCGCGTCTGTTTAAAATTTTCATAAAACTCTTAAAACATCCCATTGATTATTTCAAGATTTATTTTGTGAACGGTTGGGCCAAGAACACAGTTGTTTTACTTTTTATGCAAACTCTGGACAGTACCTTAAAATTTAAACGAAACGCTCTGGGGCAGATGACTTCAACCGTTAGTTCAGGAAAGGCTCCTACACCTTTTATCCCAGAATCTATAAAACTGGTTAAAGCTTACCGCAAAGCGATAAACGGAGTGAGCACCTCTTTTTCTTTAGAAACATTGGCGGGTATACCGTCTACAGCACATATTTTAGGGGGAGCCGTTATGGGAAAGAATCCTTCTTCTGGGGTAATCGATAAGGACAATAAAGTTTTTAACTATCAGAACCTTTATGTG